The following nucleotide sequence is from Mangifera indica cultivar Alphonso chromosome 1, CATAS_Mindica_2.1, whole genome shotgun sequence.
acatatgagtgtgtatacatttgtgtatctaaagtgggtacacatagtattgctcatataAATTTCCATCTTAACAACCTAATCAGCTCAACCGCAAAACTAGATTGTGTTGTTGCTACTGAAAGTAGTGGTGGTCGTGCATCTGACCAGAAACTTACTGAACTCTAACCAACATTCAACCTTTAccaatttttcctcttttttcagtttaaaattaaattaatctgaTTTGAATTAAGATTTTGGCGGAGCTTGTTGTTGGTGATGAATTGTTCTGAGCTTGTTGATGGTGACAATTGTTTGgatagaaagaaaatttaaaagaaattaattgaatttctattactaaaaaagaaaaaaaaaataaaagagtatggaaagaagaggtcaaagagGAACAGAACCtgaatttatgaaataaaacaTGAGGGAAGTTAAAAGTTtatcattttctaatttttaaggATAAATATCTGACATTATTAAAAGTTGATGAGGTCATCAAAGGCTAGGACGATGACGTCATTAAAGAGGAGCATTATTCTTGTATTATTAATAtccgggggggggggggtgtcgAAGAATAATGTCCTTTCTagaaagtatttttttattttaacccttaatttaattttgaataatattatatttgaaaaatataatatgcaTATTTTAAACCTTAAATTAAAACCCTTTTTAATCAGAATTTATTTATAGCATATTAagtgtatatttaaattatataaaaaaatatctacaaataaacttatttttaaataaaattagaataaaaaggTAAACGCATGCAGAAAGCCTGATGCAACCGAACACGGCCCAAGCAAATctggaaaaaaaatcttaatgaAATGCGCTGAATCCTCCCTTGAAGCTTCTCAGttctatctaaaatttatctAGGGTTTAATCTTCAACACTCACTCACTTCCTCTCGCTTGTCTCTTCTTGGTTTGTCTTCGTCatcacattaattttttattttttattttctatttctgGGTTCAATTACATGCTATATTTCTAATAATCTAATGAATTTAATGTATAGATGGCTGGGAGAGACGAGAATCGTATATTTATAGGTGGGCTGGCGTTCACTACCACGGAGAGACACCTTGAAGATGCTTTCTGTCGATATGGCAAAATTCTTCAATCTTCGGttcgttttctttttattcaatgTTTGTCTGTAACTGTTTTATTATTCGTTTTGAATAATGTTTGTGGGTtagtaattttagtatttttcttgTGCGGAGTTGAATCTGATGTGAAATTGGAATGATAACAAAGAGTAAGACCTCACTGAATGATCTTGATGACACTCTGTTTTCACTCTTGGGTATTTTTAAGATGTTCttgttaaaggaaaaaatattgtaaaataaaGGAATTCAAAGTTGTAAAAGCTGAGTACAACGTTTGTATTTCAAGAACTTGTGTCAGTGCTCGATTTAGAGAATTTATTTGCATTAGTACAAATTTTAGGAATTCTATTGTCATTAGTCAAAGTAAGCCTTGTCAGTTAATGGAGACTTTGTTCCACGGTGTAGGTAATGCATTTTTAGGGCATGCAGTCAGTGGCGGATCTAGGAATTTTGCCATTGGGGGCTGCCATTGTTTGTCAGTCAACTAAcgaaaacttttaaaaaatcttcAATTCTTAAGCAAAAgaaataatacaatatcaaaGTGCTGAAAGTAAAAAATGCACTAACACAAGTAATTTTTTGTGGAAAAACCTCTTCAATGAGAAGAGAGCAAAAAACTACAAGGATCTAATAGTCcacttaaatctaatataataaaaaatgtttaaagcAGCCACAATCCACCAAAAAGATTTCACACAAATTTGGAGATCAATCACAACTTAGATGGATCAAAATTACCATAGAAGCAGTTTAACTTAATCTCATGAAATAATTAGATATCAtagtttttaaatgaaaaaagaaataatatggTACATCTAAGGTGAGTGATTgattcttcaaaaaaaaaaaaatgtataagtTTTAAGAGAAGAGATGAGATGGTGGCTGACATCCCCCATTATAACCACAATTCCACTTCTTATGCTGCATGCACACCaccaaactaaaaatattatctatatttcATGATACTCCAATTCACATAGACATTTTACAAATTGCTAATccaaattttcacaaaattgaTATGCTTTCTGTCAAATGGTCAATCACTTgcaactaaattttatttaaaaagtctCTTGACAAAATCTCATATGTCTTTCTCACATGAAGAGATGTATCCAAAATcttaattcttattttgaatatgacttttgtaatttgaaaagataaagaaaacgATCAATGATGGAGCACAATTGCAAGCAACTCTCATAAATTGGATAATCAagatatacatatttgtataaaattctataaaatagGGGAAACATAAATAAAGacataaaaaaaatgcataaatcacttattaatttatgaatccactgtagaaaatttaaaatgaaaacacTGTTTGTGAAACAAAGCAATATAGCAGCGGGAGTCTGACATTTTCCACTTTGAAAATAGACTTTAGCAAGCAAGATTGACAATTTGGAGGTGAGGAGTGAATGAGGGATTTTAGAGAATTTGGGTTGCACTGTTTTGGACTGCATTATACATTAAATTGGGAAGtggtaataattttttttctaaattgagGTTAGGTCTAGTCTACctatctttcaaaattttttaaatttgaggtgAGGCCTGAGCCTACCCCTGACAAGGGTAGGTCCACTCCAGCATGCAGTTCACTTGTCACTTGTGTCTTCTTGTGTTGAGATATGGACTTTAGAACAAGTTTAGTTGTCTATGGGAAAATGATTATCAGCACAATTTTATCCCCCATGAGATATTTGTTGCAGTGATGATTTACTGTTGGtggtttttaagaaaattatgcaGTATTTTGTATAAACATGCAAAGTTCTTTCAGTAATTGTGCACTGACTACTGCTGCAACAGTATGCatgtatttttatcattgttCATGTCTGCATTTTTTAGAGGCCTTgcattttatatcttatatttgttttgtctGTGTTCTTCCTCAGAGTATACCAACTGGGTCtactgatatttttcttatgGTTGAGGCTTCTGACTTGATTATTTACAGATCTTTGTTTATCATACGTTTTGAAATCTTATATAACCACTGCTGCTACCACTAGACACAGGATTCAAATAGCTGTGGTAAATGTGAGGATGAGATGAGATGATGGTTTATGATGCTACACTGTGGGACACCTACaaacttaagagaaaaagaaagaaaggggaGGTGGGGGTGTAGGGATGTTATAAACTAATGGATGCTTCagactttttaattatttattttgtcttgtaATTAAAACCCACAGTGATATATAGTTTGCTTCTGAGTTATTTAGGTATCTGAAAGAGAGCCTGATTTGTGCCTTATGGTGAATGGACTGGTGCTTTTGCATTTTTTATGGTACATGTACTGTTTTACTGGAGTGCTATTGAGCTAGGTTGTCATTTGATCATCAGTCATTTTTGGTGTAGCTGGGAATGCAATAATTTGCTTGTCATGTGAGATTAAGTTGAGCTaatacaattttctttctttatctgTATGATGGGGAAGCATGTCCTACTTGTTTAAATTGCTTTTAAACCTTGTAACTAggagttaataaaatattataacttctTTGTTCTTAGATTAAGCTCCTAGTGAGATCTTACTTTTTATGTTATCAATATAATAGATATGGATGTGATTATTATTTGAGTGGAGCAAAATACATATTTCCCTAAGTTTAATACATAAATCTCTAGCACACTCTTCCAGGCTGAATATGTCCATTTTCATGGTACTAATTTAATGAGATTATGTAGCTTTTCAATGCTATGACATTTAGCATCTATGTAGGTTGTGGTGGATCGGGATACTGGTCGGCCTCGTGGCTTTGGATTTATAACCTTTGCTGATAGTTGGGCAATGGATGATGCAATTAGGGATATGCATCACCGAGAGTTAGATGGTCGGGTCATCTCAGTAAACAAGGCTCAGCCAAAATTGGGTGGTGAAGATTTCGGTTTTGGATATGGTAGGGATCATATACCAGGTGGCAGGGACAGTTATAGAGGAGATAGGTCGATAGGGCGATCTGACTGCTTCAAGTGTGGCCATCCTGGACATTTTGCTCGAGAATGTCCTTCTGCTgatggtggtggtcgtggtggagGCAGATTTTCTTCACATTCTAGGTTTGGTGGAGGTGGTGGCTATGGAGATCGCTTTGATGTAGACCGTTATGTTGATCGTTTTGATGGGGGGCGCTTTGGAGGCAGGGAGCATTTGGATAGCAGACACAGCAGGTATGGGAATCGTGATCATTATAATGATGATAGGTATCAGCCTCGTGGTGATCGCTTTGTAGGTGATAGATACGTGGACCAGGAATCTCAGATTGGTTATGGTAAAGAAAGAGGTTATTACAGGGATGGAGGTCCTAGAGCTGGTGGTGACAGGTA
It contains:
- the LOC123194980 gene encoding glycine-rich RNA-binding protein RZ1B-like gives rise to the protein MAGRDENRIFIGGLAFTTTERHLEDAFCRYGKILQSSVVVDRDTGRPRGFGFITFADSWAMDDAIRDMHHRELDGRVISVNKAQPKLGGEDFGFGYGRDHIPGGRDSYRGDRSIGRSDCFKCGHPGHFARECPSADGGGRGGGRFSSHSRFGGGGGYGDRFDVDRYVDRFDGGRFGGREHLDSRHSRYGNRDHYNDDRYQPRGDRFVGDRYVDQESQIGYGKERGYYRDGGPRAGGDRYGSGGPAHYDRGSNRDRPGPYDRPRGGGRPSFERY